The following is a genomic window from Desulfuromonas sp..
CCGCCGGGTCCCGGCCCGGCAGCCGGGTTCATTTCTTTATTGAGCGATAAAGAAACGAACCAAAGAAACCGCTCCCTTGCAGGGGGCTTTTTCGTGCGGACTGAATTGTTTCTGTTTAACTGTGTTGCCGGGGAGTTTGCCTTGAGGCAAACGCAGCTCGTCGCTGTGGCGGTTGCGGTCGGGCTGCGGTTGAGTGATCGCGCGAGCGGCAGCAACCTCAAGAGCTCCACGGGTAAGTCAAAATCAGCAATCTGCTTCCTAAGGTTTTGAGATTTTTCCTGGTTTTCTCTGACAGCTGACAGCTGACAGCTTAAAACTTACAGCGGTCTTATAGGTAAGACCGCCGAACCCGGTTTATGCTTTTCGGGTGCGGTTAAAAGGTGTGGCGGAGTTTGAGTACGCACCACTTAATTCCCGGTACAAATGCGATGAACCTTTTAAACAATCGGCAGGTTGAGTCGCTGGCACAACTCGCGGGCCGCCATGCGTACACCGTCGCTGAGTGACGGATAGACATGGACGGTCGTCGTCAGGTCGGAGACGGTCAGGCCGAAGCGGACGGCCAGGGTGACTTCGTGGATGATGTCGGCGGCCCGCGGCGCCAGGATCTGGCAGCCGATAATCCGGCCGGATGGTTTCTCGCAGCAGAGCAGGACCCCGCCTTCGAGCCGACCCATGACATGCGCCTTCGGCACCTGCTCGAGATCGATATAGGCCTCTTCGACATCGATCCCTTTCAGCCGCGCCTGGTCGGTGGTCAGGCCGACGGTGGCGAATTCCGGGTCGACGAAAACGGCCATCGGTGAAAACGTATGGTCGATGGTTCGCCGGGCGTCGGGATTGAGCATGTTCTCGACCGCGACCAGGGCTTCACGTGCTCCGGCCGGAGCGATCAGCGGCGGGCCGGTGCAGTCGCCGGCGGCCCAGATATTTACAGTGTTGGTCTGCATGCCGCTGTCGGTTTCGATGAAGCCGGCGGCGTCGACCGTGATCCCGGCCTTGTCCAGACCGATCCCGTCGGTTGCCGGGGAGGTGCCGACCGCCAGCATCAACCGTTCGGCACAGAGCCCGACCGGGGCGCCCTTGACCGTCGAGTAGAGACAGACCCCCTCGGGTCGGGCCTCGACCCGTTCGATCTCGACCTCGGTCATGATCTGGATCCCTTCACGCCGCAGGATCTCGGCGAATTGCGCCGTCAGGCGGAGATCAAATTCACCGAGCAGCCGGTCGTTACGTTCAAGGATAATGACCTGGGTGCCGAAGCGGGCGAACATCTGTCCCATTTCGAGGGCGATGACCCCGCCGCCGATCATCAGGATCGATTCGGGAAAATCGTTGAGATGCAGGGCACTGTAGCTGGTCAGGTAGCGGCTCTGATCGAGGCCGGGGAGCGGGATGATGCGCGGCGTGCCGCCGACGGCGATCAGTGCTTTTTCGAAGGGAATGATTTCGGCCCCGACCTGGATCTCGCGGCGCGAGATGAAGCGGCCGTGGCCGTGCTTGACGTCGATATTCGGATTGTTTTCGAGCTCATGGTGATAGTGGTCCTTACGGACCGTTTCGACCGCCTGCTTTTTAAGCTGCATCAGTATCTTTGCGTCCGGCTCTCCGGCCTGCAGGTTGAGCCCCCAGTCGCTGCCACGGCGGGCGGCAAAGTAGAGCTCAGCCTTGTCGATCAGGGTTTTGCTCGGGACGCAGCCCCAGTTGACACAGGTGCCGCCGAGATGGCTCTGTTCGATCATCAGGACCTTGATCCCATTTGCCGCAACCTGTCGGGCAGCGGCAAATGCGGTGGTACCGGAACCGAGAATAACAACGCCGTAAGTATCAGGCATGAACGATCAGTCCTCCTTGCGCCAGGTTGAGACAATATTATCATCAAGCCAGGCGAATTCGCCATCGAGAACTTTGCGCGCCGTGCGATAGGCGGCGCTATCGTCGTTGCAGTAAATCCCCCGGTGCATGGCGTTGACCCGGCGCCGCGATTGCCGGCAGAAGAGGTCGGCCAGTTCAACGGCGTTGTCGGGAGCCTGTTTGCTGGTGCAGTAGGAGAGGGTTGCCATCATCGCGAACAGCTCGGCCCCGGTGTCGACGAGGCGGCCGAGAATCTCCTGTTTTTTCTGCAGGGCCTGGCGATGCAGGCCGATCATGTGGAAGAGGTCGCGGGCGAGGCGGCGCGAGGCGCGCTCGACGTAGCGCAGGTGCCGTGAAAGGCGGCGCGGCAGTCCCATATCAACCTTGACTGAGCGGGGGATCCAGAGCCCCGGGTACCACTTGGCGTAGAATTTGGCGGCACCGACAAAATCGACCTTGTCCGAGGTCGCCGAAGCACCGGCGACCTTGAGGTGCGGATCAAGGGCTTCGCGGGCAATAAAGAGGCGCATGATGTCGCTGGTCCCCTCGATAATCAGGTTGATCCGGGCATCGCGCAACAGTCGCTCCATCGGCATCGGCTTCTCGCCGCGGCCGGCGAGGGAATCGGCGGTTTCGTAACCGCGCCCACCCCGGGTCTGCAGCGCCGAGTCGATGCCGCGCCACATCGCCTCGGTGCAGAACAGCTTGGCCAGCGCCGCCTCGAGCCGGATATCGGTCTTGCCGTCATCAGCCATTGCCGAGGTCAGCCAGGTGATCGCTTCAACCGCCAGGATTTCGGCCGCCAGGGTGGCGGTCCGATTGGCGACCGCTTCGTGATGGCCGATCGGGGCACCCCACTGTTTGCGTTCGGCGGTCCAGTCGAGGACGATCTCGAGCGCCTGTTTCATGGCACCGCCGCAGGCGGCCGGCAGGGTCAGGCGACCGGTATTGAGGGTGCGCAGAGCGAGCGAAAGGCCGCGGCCGAGTCCCTCGACAATATTCTCTTTCGGTACCTTGACGTTTTCGAAGCTGAGCAGGCCGTTCTGCAGACCCTTGAGCCCCATGAAGTCGCAGCGGTGAATGGTTGAAAGCCCCTCGCTGTTCCCTTCGACGACAAAGGCGGTAATCTCGGGTCGTTCTTCAGACAGATCGTTGGTTCGGGCCATGACGATCAGCAGGTCGGCAACCGGACCGTTGCTGATCCAGAGCTTTTCGCCGTTGATGAGGTAATGTTCGCCCGACTCGTCGAGGGTCGCCGTAGTGGTCATCGCCGAAGGGTCGGAGCCGACCCCCGGTTCGGTCAGGGCAAAAGCCGAGACCTCACCCCTGGCGAGGCGCGGCAGGAACTTCTCCTTCTGCTCGTCGGTGCCGAACATCTTCAGTGGTTGCGGTACGCCGATACTCTGATGTGCCGACAGCATGACCGCGGTCGAGGCGCAGTGGCTCGAGACCATCTGGATGATCCGGTTGTAATTGACCTGCGACATGCCGAGCCCGCCGTATTCCTCCGGCAGCTTGATGCCGAACAGCCCCATTTTCCCGAGACCGTTGTAAACCGTTTTCGGGATCTCTTTCTTGCGATCGATGGCGTCGGCATCGACTTTCTCTTCAAGAAACTTTTTCAGCTTGGCAATAATCGCGTCCCCGGCGGCCCGATCCTCATCGGATTGCTCCGGAAAGGGGTGCAGTAATTCGGCGGATAAGCGACCCATGAACAGCTCGCCGACAAAGCTCGGTTGCTGCCATTCGGTTTCGCGCGCCGCCTCGGCAACTTCCAGCGACCGTTTTTCGTCCTGTTTGCGATCAGACATAGTCACCTCTCCTGTCATTGGTTTTCAGGTACCCGGTTCACAGTCAGCCCTACAAGTGATGCAGTTATCATTAATCATAACAGGTATTTGCAGAGGTGCATCCCGAATCGATCGGTTCTTCGCCGCGGCGGGGAATCCATTTATCCGGGGAACGGCCTCACTACCGGATCGAGGCGTCTCGAAGTGAATTTCGGCGGCGTTGCAGGCGGACGCCGCAAAGAAGAATAAAAAATAAAACCGGGGCTATTATCGGATATTGAGAGCAAAAAGATGGTCGCCTTTTCCGGTCTCTGTCGTTCTCTGCGCCTCTTCGTTAAGAAGGTCCTGGATCGTCGGCTGTTCACCCGCCACGCAGCTGCAGCTCCTCTTTTTCGAGCCCGAGCAGCTGGTCGCGCAGTTCGGCGGCCTGTTCGAATTCGAGGTCGGCGGCGGCGGCCAGCATTTTTTGCCGCGTTGCCTCGATCTCCTTTTTCAGCTCATCGGGCGAATTCCAGGTCGGACCGGTTTCGGCGGCAACGGTGACGTAGTCCTGTTCGGCCAGATCATCGAGGATCGACCGGAACGACTTGCGCACTGACTCGGGAGTGATGCCATGCTCCTGGTTGTAGGCGAGCTGAGCTGTTCGACGGCGGCCGGTTTCATCGATGCAGGCCTGCATCGATCGGGTCACCTTGTCGGCGTACATGATCACCCGTCCGTCGATATGGCGGGCGGCGCGGCCGCAGGTCTGGATCAGGGAACGCTCGCTGCGCAAAAAACCCTCCTTGTCGGCGTCGAGAATGGTGACCAGCGCAACCTCGGGGATGTCGAGCCCTTCACGCAACAGGTTGATGCCGACCAGAACGTCGAACTTGCCCTCGCGCAACTCGCGGATGATCTGCATTCGCTCGACCGTGTTGATATCGGAGTGGAGATAGCGGACCCGGATGTTGAGCTCCTCGAGATAGGTCGTCAGATCCTCGGCCATCCGCTTGGTCAGGGTGGTCACCAGGATGCGGTCCCCCTTTTCGGCGGTGATCTGTATTTCTCCAATCAGGTCGTCGACCTGTTCGCTTGCCGGGCGGATCTCGATCGGCGGATCGATCAGGCCGGTCGGCCGGACGATCTGCTCAACCACGACTCCGTCGGCCTTTGTGAGTTCATAGTCGGCCGGGGTCGCCGAAACGTAAACGGTCTGCACCCCCTTCTGTTCGAACTCTTCGAATTGCAGCGGTCGGTTGTCGAGGGCCGAGGGGAGGCGGAAGCCATATTCGACCAGGGTCTGCTTGCGCGAACGGTCGCCGCGATACATCGCCCCGATCTGCGAGACGGTGACATGGCTCTAATCGATGAACATCAGGGCATCGTCCGGGAAGTAGTCGAACAGGGTTGCCGGCGGTTCCCCTTGGTTGCGGCCGTCGAGGTAGCGCGAGTAGTTCTCGATCCCCTGGCAATAGCCCATCTCCTCCATCATTTCGATATCGAAGAGGGTCCGCTGTTCGATCCGTTGTGCTTCGAGCAGCTTGTTGTTGGCCTTGAGCATCTGGATGCGCTGCTGCAGCTCGTCCTGGATCTTTTTGATCGCTTTTTCCAGGGTCGGCCGGGTGGCGACGTAGTGGCTGGCCGGGAAGATGGCGGTCGCCGGCAGCTTGTCGAGTACGGCGCCGCGCAACGGGTCGACCTCGCTGATGGCGTCGATCTCGTCACCGAAAAATTCGATGCGCAGGGCCCGCTTCTCCTCGTAGGCCGGGAAGATCTCGACCGTGTCGCCACGGACCCGGAATGAGCCGCGATGGAAATCGACATCGTTGCGCTCATACTGGATCTCGACGAGATGGCGCAGCAGGTCGTTGCGCCCCATCTCCATCCCCTCTTCGAGCCGGATCAGCATGCCGTAGTAGGCCTCGGGTGAGCCGAGACCGTAGATACAGGAGACCGAGGAGACGATCAGGACATCGCGCCGCGACAGTAGCGAGCGCGTTGCGCTGTGGCGCAGCTTGTCGATCTCCTCGTTGATCGAAGAGTCCTTCTCGATATAGGTGTCGGAGACCGGAACATAGGCTTCCGGCTGGTAATAATCGTAGTAGGAGACAAAATATTCGACCGCGTTATCGGGAAAGAGATCGCGAAATTCGCTGTAGAGCTGGGCCGCCAGGGTCTTGTTGTGGGCGAGCACCAGGGTCGGCCGCTGGACCTGGTTGACGACGTTGGCCATGGTGAAGGTCTTGCCGGAGCCGGTGACGCCGAGCAGCACCTGGTGCGCATCGCCGCGGTTGAGGCCGGCGACCAGCTCGGCGATTGCCTCGGGCTGATCGCCCCGCGGTTG
Proteins encoded in this region:
- a CDS encoding mercury(II) reductase yields the protein MPDTYGVVILGSGTTAFAAARQVAANGIKVLMIEQSHLGGTCVNWGCVPSKTLIDKAELYFAARRGSDWGLNLQAGEPDAKILMQLKKQAVETVRKDHYHHELENNPNIDVKHGHGRFISRREIQVGAEIIPFEKALIAVGGTPRIIPLPGLDQSRYLTSYSALHLNDFPESILMIGGGVIALEMGQMFARFGTQVIILERNDRLLGEFDLRLTAQFAEILRREGIQIMTEVEIERVEARPEGVCLYSTVKGAPVGLCAERLMLAVGTSPATDGIGLDKAGITVDAAGFIETDSGMQTNTVNIWAAGDCTGPPLIAPAGAREALVAVENMLNPDARRTIDHTFSPMAVFVDPEFATVGLTTDQARLKGIDVEEAYIDLEQVPKAHVMGRLEGGVLLCCEKPSGRIIGCQILAPRAADIIHEVTLAVRFGLTVSDLTTTVHVYPSLSDGVRMAARELCQRLNLPIV
- a CDS encoding DNA polymerase II → MTGEVTMSDRKQDEKRSLEVAEAARETEWQQPSFVGELFMGRLSAELLHPFPEQSDEDRAAGDAIIAKLKKFLEEKVDADAIDRKKEIPKTVYNGLGKMGLFGIKLPEEYGGLGMSQVNYNRIIQMVSSHCASTAVMLSAHQSIGVPQPLKMFGTDEQKEKFLPRLARGEVSAFALTEPGVGSDPSAMTTTATLDESGEHYLINGEKLWISNGPVADLLIVMARTNDLSEERPEITAFVVEGNSEGLSTIHRCDFMGLKGLQNGLLSFENVKVPKENIVEGLGRGLSLALRTLNTGRLTLPAACGGAMKQALEIVLDWTAERKQWGAPIGHHEAVANRTATLAAEILAVEAITWLTSAMADDGKTDIRLEAALAKLFCTEAMWRGIDSALQTRGGRGYETADSLAGRGEKPMPMERLLRDARINLIIEGTSDIMRLFIAREALDPHLKVAGASATSDKVDFVGAAKFYAKWYPGLWIPRSVKVDMGLPRRLSRHLRYVERASRRLARDLFHMIGLHRQALQKKQEILGRLVDTGAELFAMMATLSYCTSKQAPDNAVELADLFCRQSRRRVNAMHRGIYCNDDSAAYRTARKVLDGEFAWLDDNIVSTWRKED